The genomic region CCCCTGCAAGCAAGGCTGTGATCTCTCGGTCCTGGGCGGCTTTGCCCAACACGATCAGCGCAGCCACGAGTACGGCAATGGCAGCGGCCTGAAATTCAAAGAGAATGGTCGGAATAAGGGTTATATAATAACGGAGTACAACGGTAAGGGGCACTTGATATTTTAGGATGGCGTCCTGTCGGGTGACAATCAGATCAATAACCGACACAAGCAGAATCATGGACACGAGCACTTTGAATTGGGTCTCGATCATGCGCCTTGTGAGGTAGCGGTCGTAGCGGTTCATACGCGGTCCACCCGCCAGATGAGTATGAGCCCCAAAATGCACAGGAGCAAGTTGGGGATTTGCCCCAATGCAATGGTGAGCGGCAGGGGCAGCAAGAGCGATAGTTCAACGAGCTTGCGCAAGACAAAATAGAGACCGATGAGTCCCAAACCCAAGGTGAAGGCATAGGAATGGCCCGTCCGTTTTGATCGTGCGCCCAAGGGCGCGCCCACAATGCTGACAGCGAGACACATGAGCGGGAAGGCTAGTCTGTTCTTAATCTTTAGCCGGATATTGCGCAGCTCAACGCCTGCAGGCAAAGAGCTGGTTTCTTGAAAGACCTGAGCGAGACGCGCTTCCTCGGCGCGCAGCTGGGCAAGGGTGAAGCCCTCACCGGCACCCGCCATTTTTCCTGCCCGCGGCAACGGCGCAGACGTTTCCATGGTCTCAAAGCTGAAATGCTGCCTCGGATCAGCAGGAATGTAGTAGCCTTCATTTAAGATCAGCTGTGTTTTCCCGTCCCGCTTAACCAGCCGGGCACGGTCTGCATAAAAGGCGTTGGCGCCCTCTTGTTTCGGCTGCAAAATAACAATATCGCGCAGGCTCCCGTCCGCTTCGCGATCCCCCAGATACACGCGCCAATCACCCACTTCGTGCATGACCCCCGTAGGCAGCGCGTCCACGGTCATGCGCAAAGGCA from Candidatus Hydrogenedentota bacterium harbors:
- a CDS encoding YjgP/YjgQ family permease, with product MKVHVLHLLTRYILGKIWPPALLAAGVVSFVVVGGAVRSQMREIADKIPISQMAVGDIAQIGLYALPTMVGYIFPISFLLGIMFVFGRLAQHSELIAMKAAGIPLKRIVMPVVFLGMALSVAAFWVADQVQPWAYRRLIQLVTFELPLRMTVDALPTGVMHEVGDWRVYLGDREADGSLRDIVILQPKQEGANAFYADRARLVKRDGKTQLILNEGYYIPADPRQHFSFETMETSAPLPRAGKMAGAGEGFTLAQLRAEEARLAQVFQETSSLPAGVELRNIRLKIKNRLAFPLMCLAVSIVGAPLGARSKRTGHSYAFTLGLGLIGLYFVLRKLVELSLLLPLPLTIALGQIPNLLLCILGLILIWRVDRV
- a CDS encoding LptF/LptG family permease, whose product is MNRYDRYLTRRMIETQFKVLVSMILLVSVIDLIVTRQDAILKYQVPLTVVLRYYITLIPTILFEFQAAAIAVLVAALIVLGKAAQDREITALLAG